The Primulina tabacum isolate GXHZ01 chromosome 16, ASM2559414v2, whole genome shotgun sequence genome window below encodes:
- the LOC142528607 gene encoding protein SUPPRESSOR OF MAX2 1A-like, which yields MRAALSTIQQTLTSDAANVLNLSIAEAGRRNHVQTTPLHVAAALLASPTGFLRQACIRSHPNSSHPLQCRALELCFSVALERLPTAQNVSAQATEPPISNALMAALKRAQANQRRGCPEQQQQPLLAVKVELEQLIISILDDPSVSRVMREASFSSPAVKSTIEQSMNSSTTQSNHQHQISAGNVNFVANFAGIVPRISSNPGQLSSPVAHISPVPNRYLNPRLQQGGAGQASTQKGEEVKRVLEIMARTKKKNPVLVGDTELESLVKELLTKIENQELGNNEILKNTQIISMDKDFISDKNQISAKIKELGGLIDGKIGTGGVILDLGNLKWLVEQPGNSGLMQQQQMVSEIGRAAIAEMAKLLTRFEGGRLWLIGTATCETYLRCQVYHSTMENDLDLQAVPIASKSPLPGMFPRLGTERISCNPIESLNPLKATTTPLPALTRRLSENLDTTPQTAFCSQCSENYEKELAKLAAIEKSFAEAKQDATKPSLPQWLRNVELDSTDAKTTYQPLGKEQGLLSKQKTQELQKKWKDACLNLHPNFHQNKRSEKPAMPTLSMTSFLNPNLLSRPSFQPKLQTTKPIGETFQLNTTPVASQQLAERENSRPGSPVQTDLVLGRKKTESVLEEAPENQAKDFLSCISSETNTKLFDKFADKLDADTYKKLLKGLMERAWWQAEAASSIASAITRCRLGNGKHRGGASRGDIWLLLTGPDRVGKKKMASVLADQICGANPITICLGTRRDDGDLDTNFRGKTAIDRITEAIRRNPVLVILLEDIDEADMLVRGSIKRAIERGRLIDSHGREVGLGNSIFVLTGDWSTPDPELLKKGHFLDEKKLASTASGNWQLGLVLRDKSSKRRVNWLHEEGEPISVKSRKEMGSGLSLDLNLAASIDHDDHRTDGSHNSSDLTTHQEDDLGLVNRPFSISSVPQELVNNVDDTILFKPVDSTFVTQEIKKTMSVKFAMTVDDKLSLEVEDDVVEKILGGLWHDRTSLEKWVENVLAPSFDQLKARLPFGDRSNLVARLVIESHSIDHGKSKTNGDWLPSSILV from the exons ATGAGAGCTGCTTTAAGCACAATTCAACAGACCCTTACATCAGATGCAGCCAACGTTCTGAACCTTTCCATAGCCGAAGCCGGACGCCGGAACCATGTCCAGACGACGCCGCTGCACGTGGCGGCCGCCTTGCTGGCTTCCCCGACGGGTTTCCTGCGGCAGGCATGCATCCGTTCTCACCCCAATTCAAGCCACCCTCTTCAGTGCCGCGCGTTGGAGCTCTGCTTCAGCGTGGCCCTCGAACGACTCCCCACCGCCCAAAACGTGTCGGCTCAAGCGACGGAACCTCCGATCTCCAACGCTCTCATGGCGGCGCTCAAGAGAGCTCAAGCCAATCAACGGCGCGGCTGCCCcgagcagcagcagcagccgcTTCTCGCCGTGAAAGTGGAGCTGGAGCAGCTGATTATATCCATACTCGATGATCCCAGTGTCAGCCGTGTGATGAGGGAGGCAAGCTTTTCAAGCCCAGCTGTAAAATCCACCATAGAACAATCAATGAATAGCTCCACCACGCAATCGAATCATCAGCATCAAATTAGTGCCGGTAATGTAAATTTTGTAGCAAACTTTGCAGGAATTGTACCGAGAATCTCTTCAAATCCAGGTCAACTATCATCTCCGGTGGCTCATATTTCCCCTGTGCCGAATCGTTACTTGAACCCACGGCTGCAGCAGGGTGGTGCAGGGCAGGCATCCACTCAGAAAGGTGAAGAAGTGAAAAGGGTTTTGGAAATAATGGCAAGAACCAAGAAAAAGAACCCAGTTTTGGTAGGCGATACCGAGCTTGAGTCCTTGGTGAAGGAATTATTGACAAAGATAGAGAATCAAGAATTGGGAAATAATGAGATTCTGAAAAATACTCAGATAATCTCCATGGACAAAGATTTTATATCTGATAAGAATCAGATATCAGCAAAGATCAAAGAATTAGGAGGCCTGATTGATGGCAAGATTGGGACCGGAGGGGTGATTCTTGACTTGGGTAATTTGAAATGGCTTGTGGAGCAGCCTGGGAATTCTGGTTTGATGCAGCAACAGCAAATGGTTTCTGAAATTGGAAGGGCTGCCATAGCAGAAATGGCAAAATTATTGACTCGATTTGAAGGTGGAAGGCTTTGGTTGATTGGAACTGCAACATGCGAGACTTATTTGAGGTGTCAGGTTTATCATTCAACCATGGAAAATGATTTGGATCTGCAGGCAGTGCCCATTGCTTCGAAATCGCCTCTTCCTGGAATGTTTCCCAG ACTTGGAACCGAGAGGATTTCATGCAATCCAATCGAGTCTTTGAATCCTTTGAAGGCTACTACAACTCCACTTCCTGCTTTGACAAGGCGTTTATCTGAGAACTTAGATACTACTCCACAAACTGCCTTTTGTTCTCAATGTTCCGAAAATTACGAAAAAGAGCTGGCTAAACTTGCAGCGATCGAGAAATCATTTGCCGAAGCTAAGCAAGACGCGACAAAGCCATCTTTGCCACAATGGCTGCGAAACGTTGAACTTGATAGTACTGATGCTAAAACAACTTATCAGCCACTG GGGAAAGAGCAAGGGTTGCTTTCGAAGCAGAAGACTCAAGAACTTCAGAAGAAATGGAAGGATGCTTGCTTGAATCTTCATCCAAACTTTCATCAAAATAAACGTTCAGAAAAACCTGCTATGCCTACACTCTCAATGACGAGTTTCTTGAATCCAAACTTACTCTCACGTCCATCATTTCAGCCGAAATTGCAGACTACGAAACCCATCGGGGAAACTTTTCAACTGAACACAACTCCGGTAGCGAGCCAACAACTTGCAGAACGTGAGAATAGTCGTCCTGGAAGTCCAGTGCAGACAGATCTTGTTCTTGGAAGAAAAAAGACAGAGAGTGTGCTCGAAGAAGCTCCTGAAAATCAGGCAAAAGATTTTCTCAGTTGCATCTCTTCTGAAACGAATACTAAGTTGTTCGATAAATTTGCCGATAAATTGGATGCTGACACATACAAGAAACTCCTAAAGGGCCTAATGGAGAGAGCATGGTGGCAAGCAGAAGCAGCCTCGTCTATTGCTTCAGCAATTACACGTTGCAGATTAGGCAATGGAAAGCATCGTGGTGGTGCATCGAGGGGCGATATTTGGTTATTATTAACTGGACCGGACCGAGTTGGTAAGAAGAAGATGGCTTCCGTTTTGGCTGACCAGATATGTGGTGCAAATCCAATAACGATATGTCTTGGCACAAGAAGGGACGATGGAGATTTGGATACAAACTTCCGTGGGAAAACAGCAATTGATCGCATTACAGAGGCAATCCGAAGGAATCCTGTTTTGGTGATTTTGCTCGAGGATATCGACGAAGCGGATATGCTGGTTCGTGGGAGCATAAAACGTGCGATCGAGAGAGGCAGGCTCATTGATTCTCATGGTCGTGAAGTGGGGCTTGGAAATTCCATATTTGTTCTTACGGGAGATTGGTCGACACCTGATCCCGAATTGTTGAAAAAAGGTCATTTTTTAGATGAAAAGAAGCTTGCCTCCACAGCAAGTGGAAACTGGCAGTTGGGACTGGTTTTAAGAGATAAAAGTTCAAAAAGAAGAGTGAATTGGTTGCACGAAGAAGGCGAACCGATTTCGGTGAAATCGAGGAAAGAAATGGGATCTGGCCTTTCTCTCGACCTAAATCTTGCGGCATCCATTGATCATGATGATCATAGAACAGATGGATCTCACAATTCGAGCGATCTCACGACGCACCAGGAAGACGATCTTGGCCTCGTGAACCGGCCATTCTCTATTTCCTCGGTGCCTCAAGAACTGGTAAATAATGTTGATGACACCATACTATTCAAGCCAGTTGACTCGACTTTTGTCACTCAAGAGATCAAGAAAACAATGTCCGTTAAATTTGCCATGACAGTTGATGACAAATTGTCGTTAGAAGTCGAAGACGATGTCGTTGAAAAGATCTTAGGCGGGCTATGGCATGACCGGACCAGCCTCGAAAAATGGGTTGAAAATGTTTTGGCACCAAGCTTCGATCAGCTGAAGGCGCGACTACCTTTCGGCGACAGGAGTAACTTGGTTGCTCGTCTCGTGATCGAGTCCCATTCCATCGACCATGGCAAGAGCAAGACTAATGGAGATTGGTTGCCTAGTAGCATATTAGTATAA